A single Lolium perenne isolate Kyuss_39 chromosome 6, Kyuss_2.0, whole genome shotgun sequence DNA region contains:
- the LOC127308424 gene encoding putative vacuolar cation/proton exchanger 4, which translates to MASTAAAAGSDSRRLLPGHQISHQMDRINGNSLKSTTAVSPFSLGADEFEEDTLIASQAPSQGIGGFERNAGSVSWGIFHSLKIVLLKSKLNVLIPCGFLAIIVNYLTGNHGWVFPLTLLGIIPLAERLGFSTEQLAFFTGPTVGGLLNATFGNATELIISIHALRSGKLRVVQQSLLGSILSNLLLVLGCAFFSGGITCGKTEQNFNKSGAVVSSGLLLMAVLGLLPPTVLHYTHSEVHSGKSGLALSRFSSCIMLVAYACYIYFELSSSRRRGEFSEVRVANLGDANNDENPEMSKWEAIAWLAILTVWISVLSDYLVDAIDGASQAWNIPVAFISVILLPIVGNAAEHASAVMFAMKDKLDLSLGVAIGSSTQMSMFGIPFCVVIGWMMGQPMDLNFHLFETASLLMTVLVVAFLLQDGTSNCLKGLMLFLCYLIVAASFYVHSDQDPDGNNPSQN; encoded by the exons ATGGCgtcaacggcggcggcggccggctccGACTCCCGGCGGCTCTTGCCGGGCCATCAGATTTCCCATCAG ATGGATAGGATTAACGGGAATAGCCTGAAGTCTACCACTGCA GTATCTCCATTCTCTCTTGGAGCAGACGAATTCGAGGAGGACACGCTTATTGCCTCGCAAGCACCATCACAGGGAATTGGTGGCTTCGAAAGAAATGCAGGCTCTGTGAGCTGGGGCATTTTTCATAGCCTGAAGATCGTGCTGCTCAAGTCAAAGCTCAACGTGTTGATACCGTGTGGTTTTTTGGCCATCATTGTCAACTACTTGACCGGAAATCAT GGTTGGGTATTTCCTCTGACCCTGCTGGGCATTATCCCTTTGGCCGAAAGATTGGGTTTCTCCACCGA ACAATTAGCATTCTTCACAGGCCCAACAG TTGGGGGCCTTCTGAATGCTACATTTGGCAATGCAACGGAGTTGATTATATCAATCCATGCACTAAGGAGCGGAAAGTTAAGGGTTGTTCAGCAATCCTTGCTTGGGTCCATCCTGTCAAACTTGCTTCTGGTTCTTGGTTGCGCATTCTTCAGCGGAGGGATCACTTGTGGAAAAACAGAGCAGAACTTCAACAAG TCAGGTGCAGTAGTGAGCTCTGGACTGCTTTTAATGGCGGTATTGGGGTTGCTTCCTCCTACTGTGCTACATTACACCCATTCAGAAGTTCACTCTGGAAAGTCAGGACTAGCATTATCAAGGTTCAGCAGCTGCATTATGCTTGTTGCTTATGCTTGTTACATTTACTTTGAATTGTCAAGCAGTCGCCGTCGCGGGGAATTTAGTGAA GTCAGAGTTGCGAATTTAGGGGATGCCAATAATGATGAAAATCCCGAGATGTCAAAATGGGAAGCCATTGCCTGGCTTGCAATTTTGACAGTTTGGATCTCAGTACTCTCTGACTATTTAGTTGATGCAATCGAT GGGGCTTCCCAGGCTTGGAATATACCAGTTGCATTCATCAGTGTTATTTTGCTTCCAATTGTGGGGAATGCTGCAGAACATGCAAGTGCTGTCATGTTTGCAATGAAAGACAAATTA GATCTCTCCCTTGGAGTTGCAATAGGGTCATCCACACAAATGTCCATGTTTGGG ataccattttGTGTAGTGATAGGATGGATGATGGGCCAGCCAATGGACTTGAACTTTCATCTCTTCGAGACCGCAAGCCTCTTAATGACAGTACTGGTAGTCGCATTTTTGTTGCAG GATGGGACTTCGAATTGCTTAAAAGGGTTGATGTTGTTTCTTTGCTATCTGATAGTGGCTGCCAGTTTCTATGTACATTCTGATCAGGATCCTGATG GTAATAACCCTTCTCAAAACTAG
- the LOC127308423 gene encoding uncharacterized protein, translating to MAAAAEGDGGGTVVARLFVGGLAEGVSAADLEGVFGSIGRVAGVEFVRTSGRCFAYVDFECPSHKALTKLFSTYNGCKWKGGKLKLEKAKEHYLVRLKREWDQEAAAAAAAQEKPAEENVEKPEDKEKLKLERDALLSSKVNIYFPKLRKLRPLPFKGSGKHKYSFRNIEVPSYPIHFCDCEEHCGPPEKANEEYAAALNRVAYEKERSIMNSVMSKLLEKDNEQLDPEEVQKRDGDVNITEPSDAETEPSDSDTEPSDAENDLRIEETKETAEDDLQMEETDDPSEEELDDDLVINIVPRKANKSVVQSNAATQAVNKDEQFRKRKQFEDASAQNKRQKLEDSSEPRNKKQSSSVISKRKTTTKSLSAISGANHSKQKSSGLPLGGTHGFSSVLDRAKSSGGLQGVDALTDPSTKKEGSQSELATEPKKGSLWTQKSAWRELVGGMGAASFSLSQVLPNTNPAPAKLPTGSETSVARAESKKKVTFVEESLNSVEAVTQPSAGQKLLPSSMGAPSAGTTDGSAGHDSGESSENTVVEARVVPKITISEVCPFMRNKESEQQWSKAKKVLTGFNKRGEEKAGSSNAGRGKAPSRRR from the exons ATGGCGGCAGCTGCGGAGGGAGACGGTGGTGGCACCGTCGTCGCGAGGTTATTCGTGGGCGGGCTAGCGGAGGGCGTCTCCGCGGCCGACCTGGAGGGCGTGTTCGGCTCCATCGGCCGCGTCGCCGGCGTCGAGTTCGTGCGCACCAGCGGCCGCTGCTTCGCCTACGTTGACTTCGAATGTCCCTCCCACAAAgcactcaccaagctcttctccaCC TACAATGGGTGTAAATGGAAAGGGGGGAAGCTTAAACTGGAGAAGGCCAAGGAGCACTACCTGGTTCGACTGAAGCGAGAATGGGACCAGGAAGCagcagcggcggcagcggcacAAGAAAAGCCAGCAGAAGAAAATGTGGAGAAGCCGGAGGATAAGGAGAAACTGAAGCTGGAGAGGGATGCTTTGCTCAGTTCAAAGGTCAACATCTACTTCCCGAAattgaggaag CTGAGACCTTTGCCTTTCAAAGGCAGTGGAAAGCACAAATACAGTTTCAGAAATATCGAAGTCCCTTCCTACCCGATTCATTTCTGTGACTGTGAGGAGCACTGTGGGCCTCCTGAGAAAGCTAATGAGGAATATGCTGCTGCTCTGAATCGTGTTGCATATGAGAAAGAGCGCAGCATTATGAATTCTGTGATGAGTAAGCTCTTGGAGAAGGACAATGAACAACTAGATCCAGAGGAAGTGCAGAAACGCGATGGTGATGTTAACATCACGGAACCCTCTGATGCCGAGACCGAACCCTCTGATTCTGACACAGAACCCTCTGATGCGGAGAATGATCTGCGAATCGAAGAAACAAAAGAGACTGCTGAAGATGACCTCCAAATGGAAGAAACGGATGATCCTTCTGAAGAAGAAttggatgatgaccttgtgatcaaTATTGTTCCTCGCAAGGCAAATAAATCAGTTGTCCAGTCTAATGCGGCAACCCAAGCAGTGAATAAG GACGAGCAGTTCAGAAAACGGAAGCAATTTGAAGATGCTTCTGCACAGAACAAGAGACAGAAATTAGAAGATTCATCTGAACCTAGAAATAAGAAACAATCTAGTTCAGTGATTTCAAAAAGGAAGACTACAACGAAGTCTTTGTCTGCTATCTCAGGAGCCAACCATAGCAAACAAAAATCCTCTGGTTTGCCACTAGGAGGAACCCATGGTTTCTCCTCCGTACTTGATAGAGCTAAAAGCTCTGGTGGTCTTCAAGGTGTTGATGCTCTAACAGATCCTTCTACCAAAAAGGAAGGTTCACAAAGTGAGCTTGCTACTGAACCGAAAAAGGGTTCCTTGTGGACTCAGAAATCTGCCTGGAGAGAGCTTGTAGGAGGCATGGGGGCTGCATCTTTCAGTTTATCACAGGTATTGCCGAACACCAATCCAGCACCGGCGAAACTTCCAACTGGTTCCGAGACCTCTGTTGCACGCGCTGAATCCAAGAAGAAAGTGACATTCGTTGAGGAATCTTTGAATTCTGTGGAGGCTGTAACTCAGCCCTCGGCTGGACAGAAGTTGCTGCCGAGTTCAATGGGAGCGCCATCTGCTGGAACTACAGATGGTTCAGCTGGCCATGACTCTGGGGAGAGCAGTGAGAACACGGTAGTAGAAGCGCGCGTGGTCCCAAAAATTACCATCAGTGAAGTCTGCCCGTTCATGAGAAACAAAGAGTCGGAGCAGCAATGGTCAAAGGCGAAGAAGGTTCTGACTGGGTTCAACAAGAGGGGCGAAGAGAAAGCGGGATCAAGCAACGCCGGGAGAGGAAAGGCACCTTCAAGGAGAAGATAA
- the LOC127309750 gene encoding uncharacterized protein — protein sequence MEHMKLLVTEGLWDDALRYLDGFLPACARSFGAQVFRNFLLMHRHIAAVVAGDRAALNAILADEWMRDVVYARQATTYTNRAVDPVMARSVLFLDDVRSCMNWEQVRSYAADTVDRLVWLTPEQNRRRLRLPARQVVPRDLLPVGLG from the coding sequence ATGGAGCACATGAAGCTGCTCGTGACGGAGGGCCTGTGGGACGACGCCCTGCGCTACCTCGACGGCTTCCTGCCGGCCTGCGCGAGGAGCTTTGGCGCCCAGGTCTTCCGCAACTTCCTCCTGATGCACCGCCACATCGCCGCCGTTGTCGCCGGCGACCGGGCCGCGCTCAACGCGATCTTGGCGGACGAGTGGATGCGCGACGTCGTCTACGCCCGGCAGGCCACAACCTACACTAACCGGGCCGTCGACCCCGTCATGGCCCGCTCCGTCCTCTTCCTGGACGACGTCAGGTCGTGCATGAACTGGGAACAGGTGAGGAGCTATGCAGCGGACACTGTCGACAGACTGGTTTGGCTGACGCCCGAGCAGAACAGGAGAAGGCTGAGGTTGCCGGCTCGCCAAGTGGTGCCGCGTGACCTACTCCCCGTTGGTCTTGGGTAA
- the LOC139832334 gene encoding uncharacterized protein, producing MRLPVDPIAATSTAATNSTPAAMKGAHALQGAAAATGDQAAAVPTGLNLLPATLAELADSLRAIRFELAEIKAGQQPPPPQAAVPPPAPPPPAPPPHRPPPPPAMPAHRLGGPSGFAGPFATSTSFNQGRQEGAPEVPPLAQQPPRFTKLEFATYDGATDPLNWLNQCEQFFRGQRTLSTDRTWIASYHLRGAAQTWYYTLEQDEGGMPPWERFRDLCLQRFGQTLRGSRLAELGRLAFTTTVQDFVDRFQALACHAPGVSARQRADLFVGGLPDYIRVDVEMREPADLQTAMYYARAYEQRALAMQQVYAQRGSARPTPRPAPTPTAPLERRRQGLCFNCDEKYAPGHTCARLFYLETVDDADVEALTAELAAATVTEAGVTTYAPVDASAFVVSLHAMAGIKTAKTMLLPVTINGERLTALVDTGSTHNFLSNTAMRRLALQPAGSEKYSVTVANGDRLTCQGVARQVPVLVGDEPFSIDYIGIDLGCYDFILGLDFLRTLGPILWDLDVLSLIFWREDGRRVHWTGVGSTGRALRGFLGLAGYYRRYIQDFGLITAPLTRLLRRDAFSWDEEATTAFAALQRALTTGPVLQMPDFDEPFVVDCDTSGIGFGAVLHQGEGPLAFFSRPFAARHHKLAAYERELIGLVQAVRHWRAYLWGRTFRVRTDHYSLKFLLDQRLSTVPQHQWISKLFGFDFTVEYRPGRLNTVADALSRRDVDDTADAPTVGAALCIHSGPSFAFIDEVRRATATAADAQQLRQRLADGELAAPWRLDEGLLLHGRRIFVPDHGDLRHQALSLAHSAGHEGVQKTLHRLRDDFYIPGDGALVRDWVRACVTCQRNKTETLRPVGLLQPLDVPFQYAHFIALGHPYTAASVARAFFDGIVRLHGFPSSIVSDRDPVFTGHVWRDLFGLAGVKLRMSMAFHPQTDGQSEVVNKIIAMYLRCITGDRPRAWVDWLAWVEYCYNTSYHSALHATPFEVVYGRPPPAMLPYASGTARTETADDLLRTRDEILAEARQRLLQAQQLARKYYDAHHREAEFAVGDWVWLRLLHRTTQSLDPRSRRKLGPRYAGPFRVLERIGKLAYRLELPAGTRLHDVFNVGLLKAYRGDPPSAPPALPPTSDGRLEPAPASVARVLKAQQRRGVWHVLVHWTGLPEDEATWEKLEDLRQQFPEVQLEDELFEKAGRDVMVGLTYTRRKPTSG from the exons ATGC GCCTCCCCGTCGACCCCATCGCCGCcacgtccaccgccgccaccaactCCACCCCCGCCGCCATGAAAGGCGCCCACGCGCTGCagggggccgccgccgccaccggagaTCAGGCCGCCGCCGTCCCCACGGGCCTCAACCTCCTGCCCGCTACTTTGGCGGAACTCGCCGACAGCCTCCGCGCCATCCGCTTTGAGCTCGCGGAGATCAAGGCTGGCCAGCAACCGCCACCCCCACAGGCCGCCGTTCCGCCGCCGGCCCCACCGCCGCCCGCCCCGCCGCCCCACCGCCCGCCTCCGCCGCCAGCAATG CCCGCCCACCGCCTTGGCGGTCCTAGCGGGTTTGCGGGCCCCTTCGCCACGAGCACGTCCTTCAACCAGGGCCGCCAGGAGGGCGCCCCCGAGGTCCCGCCTTTGGCACAGCAGCCGCCCCGCTTCACTAAGCTGGAGTTCGCCACCTACGACGGCGCCACCGACCCCCTGAACTGGCTGAACCAGTGTGAGCAGTTTTTTCGAGGGCAGCGGACGCTCAGCACCGACCGCACATGGATCGCCTCCTATCACCTACGGGGCGCCGCGCAGACTTGGTACTACACCCTCGAGCAGGACGAGGGCGGGATGCCGCCCTGGGAGCGTTTCCGCGACCTGTGCCTCCAGCGGTTTGGGCAGACCCTCCGTGGCAGCCGCCTCGCCGAGTTGGGACGCCTCGCCTTCACCACCACGGTCCAGGACTTCGTCGACCGCTTTCAGGCGCTCGCGTGCCATGCCCCGGGCGTCTCGGCACGGCAGCGCGCCGATCTCTTCGTCGGCGGCCTCCCCGACTACATCCGCGTCGACGTCGAGATGCGCGAGCCGGCGGACCTGCAGACGGCCATGTACTACGCACGAGCCTACGAGCAGCGCGCCCTCGCCATGCAGCAGGTCTACGCGCAACGTGGCAGCGCGCGGCCCACGCCCCGACCCGCCCCGACACCCACCGCCCCG CTTGAGCGGCGCCGCCAGGGGCTGTGCTTCAACTGCGACGAGAAGTACGCGCCGGGCCACACGTGCGCCCGCCTCTTCTACCTGGAGACCGTCGACGACGCCGACGTTGAGGCCCTCACCGCCGAGCTCGCGGCCGCCACCGTCACTGAGGCCGGTGTCACGACCTACGCGCCAGTCGACGCGTCCGCCTTCGTCGTCTCTCTCCATGCTATGGCGGGCATCAAGACGGCAAAGACGATGCTGCTTCCGGTGACGATCAATGGGGAGCGTCTCACTGCGCTGGTGGACACGGGCTCCACGCACAACTTCCTGTCCAACACCGCCATGCGCCGCCTCGCTCTCCAGCCGGCGGGATCGGAGAAGTACAGCGTCACCGTCGCCAACGGGGATCGTCTTACGTGCCAGGGCGTGGCGCGACAGGTTCCTGTGCTCGTGGGCGACGAGCCGTTCTCCATCGACTACATcggcatcgacttgggctgctaCGACTTCATCCTCGGCCTCGACTTCCTGAGAACCTTAGGCCCCATCCTGTGGGACCTCGACGTGCTGTCCCTCATCTTCTGGCGCGAGGACGGCCGCCGTGTTCACTGGACGGGCGTGGGCAGCACTGGACGAGCTCTTCGCGGATTTTTGGGCCTCGCAGGATACTACCGGCGATACATCCAGGACTTCGGCCTCATCACCGCGCCCCTCACGCGCCTGCTTCGCCGCGACGCCTTCTCCTGGGACGAGGAGGCGACCACGGCCTTCGCCGCCCTGCAGCGGGCACTCACGACGGGTCCTGTTCTTCAGATGCCGGACTTCGACGAGCCGTTCGTGGTGGACTGCGACACCTCCGGCATTGGCTTCGGCGCCGTCCTTCACCAGGGCGAGGGTCCGCTCGCCTTCTTCAGTCGTCCCTTCGCCGCGCGCCACCACAAGCTCGCCGCATATGAGCGCGAGCTGATCGGGCTGGTCCAGGCGGTGCGCCACTGGCGGGCGTATCTTTGGGGCCGGACATTCCGTGTGCGCACGGACCACTACAGCCTGAAGTTCTTGCTGGATCAGCGCCTCTCCACCGTGCCGCAACACCAGTGGATCAGCAAGCTCTTCGGCTTCGACTTCACCGTCGAGTACCGCCCCGGCCGCCTCAACACAGTCGCCGACGCCCTGTCCCGCCGAGACGTTGACGACACTGCGGACGCGCCCACAGTCGGTGCAGCCCTCTGCATCCACTCCGGGCCATCTTTCGCCTTCATCGACGAGGTTCGCCGCGCTACTGCTACGGCTGCGGATGCGCAGCAGCTGCGCCAGCGCCTGGCCGACGGCGAGCTGGCCGCGCCATGGCGCCTGGACGAGGGACTACTCCTCCATGGACGCCGCATCTTCGTACCGGATCATGGAGACCTGCGCCACCAGGCCTTGTCCTTGGCGCATTCTGCAGGTCACGAGGGCGTCCAGAAGACCCTGCACCGTCTCCGCGATGATTTTTACATTCCAGGGGATGGCGCCTTGGTGCGAGACTGGGTGCGGGCCTGTGTCACATGCCAGCGGAACAagacggagacgctccgtccggtGGGCTTGCTGCAGCCGTTGGACGTGCCGTTCCAG tacgcGCACTTCATCGCCCTCGGCCATCCCTATACGGCGGCGTCCGTGGCACGCGCTTTCTTCGACGGCATCGTTCGCCTCCACGGGTTTCCGTCCTCCATCGTCAGTGATCGTGATCCTGTGTTCACGGGTCACGTCTGGAGGGACCTCTTTGGGTTGGCGGGCGTGAAGCTCCGCATGAGCATGGCGTTTCATCCTCAGACGGACGGCCAGTCCGAGGTCGTCAACAAGATCATCGCCATGTACCTGCGCTGCATCACCGGGGATCGTCCACGAGCTTGGGTGGACTGGCTGGCGTGGGTCGAGTACTGCTACAACACGTCCTACCACTCCGCGCTGCACGCTACTCCCTTTGAGGTGGTCTACGGGAGGCCACCACCGGCGATGCTTCCCTATGCGTCTGGCACGGCCCGTACTGAGACGGCGGATGACCTGCTGCGTACCCGCGACGAGATACTGGCTGAGGCGCGCCAGCGACTTCTTCAGGCTCAGCAGCTGGCCAGGAAGTACTATGATGCACACCATCGCGAGGCGGAGTTTGCGGTGGGCGATTGGGTCTGGCTACGTCTTCTTCACCGGACGACCCAGTCCTTGGACCCGCGCTCCAGGCGCAAGTTGGGACCTCGTTACGCCGGTCCTTTCCGTGTGCTGGAGCGTATCGGCAAGCTCGCCTACCGCCTTGAGTTGCCTGCGGGCACGCGCCTCCACGACGTCTTCAACGTCGGCCTCCTGAAGGCCTACCGGGGCGACCCTCCTTCTGCACCACCAGCTCTTCCACCTACTTCGGATGGGCGTCTCGAGCCTGCCCCGGCGAGTGTGGCTCGCGTGTTGAAGGCCCAGCAGCGCCGTGGTGTTTGGCACGTCTTGGTGCATTGGACCGGCCTTCCTGAGGATGAGGCGACTTGGGAGAAGCTTGAAGATCTCCGCCAGCAGTTTCCAGAAgttcagctcgaggacgagctgtttgagaaggcggggagagatgttatggtCGGTCTAACCTATACACGCAGgaagcccactagtggctag